In Quercus robur chromosome 11, dhQueRobu3.1, whole genome shotgun sequence, the following proteins share a genomic window:
- the LOC126705346 gene encoding protein DWD HYPERSENSITIVE TO UV-B 1 isoform X2, which yields MRVINQKLRRVDLQDLSFGKNFLRDLSKRGLPCQVLSLRSSHFRKLNMMGEFMQIHTLNLDFSTSLTSFKEDCFICMPNLTHLSLCETRITNLWTTIAALSKLPRLVELRFQNWLCCNDAGPSAASSDGKSNNKTDFSQPNSSSYIRASSIDIGVLTDYDSSTEEALRNLFSFEDVAINQEVQSMIEDSSDDSDVDFSSHQQEYGSRELLFTDFPRLNGQVDQRNEVSFDTLDNQNGEESLAGAFTRQIEDVTLKFISCHASPICFEKYYREYMITSLPHLKVLDNLPIGEDDRERATITFSQYFEYLPYRRKHKESVVSILQKREIRASQSLMRTPKQKSSYISGKSKYFYTRSLCAAKVGSSAWPFLHPLSISSSGLGDEGMGFRPRQFEYHPSDSSLMVFGTLDGEVVVVNHEKEKIVSHIPSLGAMNSVLGLCWLKNYPSKLIAGSDNGSLKLYDIQKMPTTNMGIYNTAGFVTFDDFDQLTSVHVNSTDELFLASGYSRNVALYDINSGRRLQVFTDMHREHINVVKFANYSPSLFATSSFDQDVKMWDLRQKPIRPCYTASSSRGNVMVCFSPDDHYLLVSAVDNEVRQHLAVDGRLHLKFEIASTGSSQNYTRSYYMNGRDYIISGSCDEHVVRICCAQTGRRLRDISLEGSGSGSMFVQSLRGDPFRDFNMSILAAYLRPGSKSEIVKVNLLASRDHAKEHSYGRHSCPSNSMGG from the exons GGATCTCTCTAAGAGAGGTTTGCCATGCCAAGTTTTATCCTTGAGGTCTTCGCACTTCCGGAAGCTGAACATGATGGGGGAGTTCATGCAGATACACACCCTAAACCTTGACTTCAGTACTTCACTTACTAGTTTCAAGGAGGATTGTTTTATTTGCATGCCCAATTTAACGCACCTCTCATTGTGTGAAACCAGAATTACAAATCTTTGGACAACCATTGCAGCACTTTCTAAACTCCCTCGTTTGGTTGAACTTCGGTTTCAGAATTGGCTGTGTTGCAATGATGCTGGGCCTTCAGCTGCTTCATCTGATGGAAAGTCAAATAACAAAACTGATTTCAGTCAGCCAAACAGCTCTTCTTACATTAGAGCATCATCTATCGATATTGGTGTACTCACTGATTATGACTCTAGCACAGAAGAGGCTCTCAGGAATTTATTTTCGTTTGAAGATGTTGCCATAAATCAAGAAGTTCAAAGCATGATTGAGGATTCATCAGATGATAGTGATGTGGATTTCTCGAGTCATCAGCAAGAATATGGTTCCCGGGAGCTATTATTTACTGATTTTCCTAGGTTGAATGGACAGGTTGATCAGCGGAATGAG GTTTCTTTTGATACATTAGACAACCAAAATGGAGAAGAGTCTTTAGCTGGTGCCTTTACAAGGCAAATTGAAGATGTCACTTTGAAGTTCATTTCTTGTCATGCTTCACCAATATGCTTTGAGAAATACTACAGAGAATATATGATAACTTCATTGCCCCATTTGAAAGTCTTGGATAACCTGCCTATCGGAGAGGATGACAGGGAAAGGGCTACAATCACCTTTTCACAGTACTTTGAGTATCTACCCTACAGAAGAAAGCATAAAGAAAGCGTTGTTAGTATCTTACAAAAGCGTGAAATAAGAGCAAGCCAAAGTCTTATGCGGACTCCAAAGCAAAAGTCGTCATATATTTCTGGAaagtcaaaatatttttataccAGGTCTCTTTGTGCTGCCAAAGTTGGGTCTTCCGCTTGGCCTTTCTTGCACCCTCTTTCTATTTCAAGCAGTGGTTTGGGAGATGAAGGTATGGGCTTTCGTCCAAGGCAGTTCGAGTATCATCCATCTGATTCGAGCCTAATGGTCTTTGGAACTTTGGATGGCGAAGTAGTTGTAGTCAAccatgagaaagagaaaattgtTAGTCATATACCGTCGCTTGGTGCAATGAACAGTGTGTTGGGACTCTGTTGGCTCAAGAACTATCCCTCCAAG CTCATAGCTGGTTCAGATAATGGTTCACTGAAATTGTATGATATCCAGAAAATGCCAACAACAAATATGGGCATATATAATACTGCTGGTTTTGTCACCTTTGATGATTTCGACCAGTTGACATCTGTTCATGTTAACTCTACGGATGAACTTTTTCTAGCAAGTGGGTACTCAAGAAATGTTGCATTGTATGACATAAACAGTGGAAGACGCTTACAGGTGTTCACTGATATGCATCGAGAGCATATTAATGTTGTGAAGTTTGCCAACTATTCTCCCTCACTTTTTGCTACTTCTTCCTTTGATCAAGATGTCAAGATGTGGGACTTGAGACAGAAACCAATACGGCCTTGCTATACTGCTTCAAGCTCTAGGGGAAATGTGATGGTTTGCTTTTCTCCAGATGATCATTATCTTCTTGTGTCAGCTGTGGACAACGAG GTTAGACAACATCTGGCTGTTGATGGGAGGCTTCACTTGAAGTTTGAAATAGCTTCTACAGGAAGCTCTCAGAATTACACTCGTTCATATTACATGAATGGAAGAGATTATATTATCAGCGGGAGTTGTGATGAACATGTAGTCCGCATTTGCTGTGCTCAAACTGGAAGGCGTCTTAGGGATATATCTTTGGAG GGAAGTGGCTCAGGGTCTATGTTTGTGCAATCTTTGAGGGGTGATCCTTTCAGA